In the Leptolyngbya iicbica LK genome, one interval contains:
- a CDS encoding rubredoxin: MSPEPNQQVEPSSPLDDQSVDQQNATPIEETNADSAAEPDKPLTPREMDRFECMACGYTYEPTKGDDRSGIKAGVPFQDVPLNWRCPVCGAQKKRFANVGPAGTPSGFKENLNYGLGVNTLTPGQKNILIFGALAVGFFFFISLYGLR, translated from the coding sequence ATGTCGCCTGAGCCTAATCAGCAAGTTGAGCCGAGCAGCCCGCTTGATGACCAATCGGTTGATCAGCAAAATGCCACACCGATTGAGGAGACAAACGCCGATTCGGCAGCCGAGCCGGACAAGCCGTTAACTCCACGGGAAATGGATCGATTTGAGTGTATGGCCTGTGGTTATACCTATGAGCCGACCAAAGGGGACGATCGCAGCGGGATTAAAGCCGGTGTGCCATTTCAAGACGTACCGCTGAATTGGCGATGTCCGGTTTGCGGAGCCCAGAAAAAGCGTTTTGCCAATGTTGGGCCAGCTGGCACCCCCTCGGGCTTTAAAGAAAATCTGAATTATGGCTTGGGCGTGAATACCTTGACGCCTGGTCAGAAGAATATTCTGATTTTTGGAGCCTTAGCAGTTGGTTTTTTCTTCTTTATTAGCCTTTATGGTTTGCGATAA